One genomic window of Chrysiogenes arsenatis DSM 11915 includes the following:
- a CDS encoding type II toxin-antitoxin system HipA family toxin, whose translation MSHRQGTVWWQTELVGHLNENEHTLMEFRYAEAWLTGKPFPISISLPIEARDTWQAAHSFFAGLLPEGAMRQRVSRQYRIAENDDMGLLLAIGGDCAGALSVLPIGVISSELPIEPQLIDETTFERLVAHRGILGGSSLSTSPPRFSLAGVQDKLPVISDQGRFFLPDAHNPSSHILKFETIKRVCFAEYIANQMACKLGLNVVPTQYQTKSLGKNGFAWLLIDRYDRMQSADGRLVRLHQEDILQALGMPTHAKYQSDGGVSLRGIGEMLRHYLALPAKALAQLRDWQIFNFLIGNWDGHGKNLALLYTPGSAAPTLAPFYDLVAIEFLNQLTPAQYAREMALYIGDEKIPERITKPQWQLMAKHLAMPPKPLLERVAHIAEQLPYIATQCRAEFAAQHGDTAMYEKLVNMVSKRCRWTLETLGKLK comes from the coding sequence ATGAGCCATCGTCAAGGAACCGTTTGGTGGCAAACTGAACTGGTGGGGCATCTCAACGAAAACGAACACACCCTGATGGAGTTTCGTTATGCTGAAGCGTGGCTGACAGGGAAGCCTTTCCCGATATCGATCAGCTTGCCAATTGAGGCTCGTGATACGTGGCAAGCGGCACACAGTTTTTTTGCAGGTCTCCTCCCTGAAGGGGCTATGCGGCAGCGGGTAAGTCGACAATATCGCATTGCTGAAAACGATGATATGGGTTTACTGCTCGCCATCGGTGGGGATTGCGCTGGTGCCCTGAGTGTTTTACCAATTGGTGTTATCTCTTCCGAGTTACCGATAGAACCGCAACTTATAGATGAGACAACATTTGAGCGCCTTGTCGCCCACCGTGGAATACTCGGAGGGAGCAGCTTATCAACGAGCCCGCCACGTTTCTCTTTAGCGGGAGTGCAGGATAAACTGCCCGTCATTTCCGATCAGGGGCGATTCTTTCTTCCTGATGCACATAATCCTTCCAGTCACATCTTGAAATTCGAGACCATCAAGCGGGTGTGCTTTGCCGAATACATCGCCAATCAGATGGCCTGCAAACTTGGACTTAACGTCGTTCCAACACAATACCAGACAAAATCACTTGGAAAAAATGGTTTTGCCTGGCTCTTGATTGATCGCTATGACCGGATGCAAAGCGCCGATGGCCGACTGGTACGCTTGCACCAAGAAGATATACTCCAAGCGCTTGGGATGCCGACGCATGCCAAATATCAAAGCGATGGCGGTGTATCGCTTCGGGGGATCGGTGAAATGCTCCGTCATTACCTCGCACTGCCAGCCAAAGCCTTGGCACAACTGCGTGACTGGCAGATTTTTAACTTCCTGATTGGCAACTGGGATGGCCACGGCAAAAACCTCGCATTACTGTATACCCCGGGATCAGCGGCTCCGACGTTAGCTCCCTTTTACGACCTTGTGGCCATTGAATTTTTAAATCAACTCACCCCAGCACAATATGCACGGGAAATGGCGCTCTATATCGGCGACGAAAAAATACCGGAGCGCATCACAAAACCCCAATGGCAACTCATGGCAAAACATCTTGCTATGCCACCAAAGCCATTACTAGAAAGGGTTGCACACATAGCCGAACAGCTGCCGTATATCGCTACGCAATGCCGAGCCGAATTCGCCGCTCAACATGGTGACACGGCGATGTATGAAAAACTGGTTAACATGGTGAGTAAGCGATGTCGCTGGACACTAGAAACTCTTGGAAAGTTGAAATGA
- a CDS encoding type II toxin-antitoxin system RelE family toxin has product MKIKYSEQALSDLKSFNQTDRQLIVNKIHYLRDNFTALAQSKKVTELKGTRFAGQYRFIVARKIRVLFRVQNNVMILLVLRVGLRKNAYEQ; this is encoded by the coding sequence ATGAAGATTAAATATTCCGAGCAAGCCTTAAGCGATCTCAAATCATTCAACCAAACCGACAGGCAACTGATTGTCAATAAAATCCATTATCTGCGCGATAACTTTACCGCGTTAGCGCAAAGCAAAAAAGTTACCGAACTTAAAGGAACTCGCTTTGCGGGGCAGTACCGCTTTATTGTTGCCCGTAAAATTCGCGTTCTTTTTCGGGTGCAAAATAATGTAATGATACTACTGGTGCTTAGGGTGGGGCTTCGTAAAAATGCGTATGAGCAATAA
- the tilS gene encoding tRNA lysidine(34) synthetase TilS: MIIRKNGLHDKDSTTMEKNRIHTFHTRLQRLRDSDNRRAIVVALSGGVDSMCLTELLRHYATDFRLVIAHFEHGLRGAESLADAQVVQEYAKSHGIACYVQRGHLSSANPGNFHAFARASRYHFFRQVGADFFSGHPFWIATAHTADDQLERFIIRWLQGRSPALLGSNPQPDVIHLLEEIPKSQLYQFARNHALVWREDSSNNTTYALRNRIRNHLIPLLEKEYSWDTTRGRHVAAEFGALVDSYRNAVEREFRALLTPDGAIDTTQLHALDPYLQRQILVHFLYPYSASIAEGMIDQVLHCTHVGGTSTVTISATHTLYHCYGELSVCQNQASASDPFLPVTIRGCGTFQFGDTSLSLALATHAGRTEKTSIIRLSDEDFPLTLRTRCAGDYLHRTAGRVSLKKFFIDQKIPRDARPHVFLLVDAKGAVRWIAGVGSIPSQLTPTQKEYCIDVTPYHPAD, encoded by the coding sequence ATGATCATTAGAAAAAATGGATTACACGATAAGGACAGCACCACGATGGAGAAAAACCGTATCCATACCTTTCATACTCGCCTCCAGCGACTTCGCGACAGCGACAACCGGCGCGCTATCGTCGTCGCCCTGAGCGGCGGTGTCGATTCGATGTGCCTTACCGAACTCCTGCGGCACTATGCTACCGATTTCCGGCTGGTAATTGCCCATTTTGAACATGGGTTGCGCGGTGCAGAGTCATTGGCTGACGCTCAGGTGGTGCAAGAATATGCCAAAAGCCACGGCATTGCGTGCTACGTGCAGCGCGGCCATCTCTCGTCTGCCAATCCGGGAAATTTCCATGCATTTGCACGCGCAAGCCGTTACCATTTTTTCCGTCAGGTTGGTGCGGATTTTTTTAGCGGCCATCCTTTTTGGATTGCCACCGCCCACACAGCGGACGATCAACTGGAGCGTTTTATAATCCGTTGGCTCCAGGGGCGTTCGCCAGCACTGCTGGGGTCAAATCCGCAGCCAGATGTCATCCATTTGCTTGAAGAAATCCCTAAATCTCAGTTGTACCAATTTGCCCGAAATCACGCGCTGGTATGGCGTGAAGATAGTTCCAATAATACAACGTATGCTCTGCGCAATCGCATCCGCAACCATTTGATTCCGCTGTTGGAAAAGGAATATTCGTGGGATACAACGCGTGGCCGCCATGTTGCGGCAGAGTTTGGCGCGCTGGTGGATTCGTATCGCAACGCGGTCGAACGGGAATTCCGTGCTCTCTTAACTCCCGATGGAGCGATTGATACGACCCAGCTTCATGCGCTTGATCCCTATTTGCAACGGCAGATTCTTGTTCACTTTCTCTATCCTTATTCCGCTTCTATCGCCGAAGGGATGATTGACCAAGTATTGCACTGTACGCACGTCGGCGGCACATCGACCGTCACCATAAGCGCCACCCACACGCTGTACCATTGCTATGGAGAGTTGAGTGTTTGTCAGAATCAGGCATCCGCAAGCGATCCATTTTTGCCGGTGACGATTCGAGGTTGCGGAACGTTTCAGTTCGGTGATACAAGCCTGTCACTCGCGCTGGCAACACACGCAGGGCGCACGGAAAAAACATCGATCATACGCCTTTCCGATGAAGATTTCCCCCTGACGTTGCGCACACGGTGCGCTGGTGATTATCTGCACCGCACGGCTGGTCGTGTATCGCTGAAAAAGTTTTTTATCGACCAGAAAATTCCACGAGATGCCCGCCCCCACGTATTTTTACTCGTGGACGCGAAGGGAGCCGTGCGCTGGATTGCCGGCGTGGGAAGTATTCCCTCGCAGCTAACACCGACACAAAAGGAGTATTGCATTGACGTCACACCATATCACCCCGCTGATTGA
- a CDS encoding helix-turn-helix domain-containing protein, with product MATPLALGQLFREERKRQGLTLEEVYALTGLSIRFLSEFERGKANASLGRVMLALHSLGLEIFIAPRSSGSLSRTNERLL from the coding sequence ATGGCAACGCCGCTTGCCTTGGGGCAGTTATTTCGTGAGGAGCGCAAGCGACAGGGGTTAACACTCGAAGAGGTCTATGCCCTTACGGGTCTGTCGATCCGCTTTCTTTCCGAGTTTGAACGCGGTAAGGCGAACGCTTCACTCGGGAGAGTCATGCTCGCACTCCATTCGCTTGGGCTGGAAATATTCATTGCACCACGCAGTAGTGGGTCATTATCGCGAACTAATGAGCGATTGTTATGA